In one Dunckerocampus dactyliophorus isolate RoL2022-P2 chromosome 9, RoL_Ddac_1.1, whole genome shotgun sequence genomic region, the following are encoded:
- the si:ch211-214p13.9 gene encoding cell surface glycoprotein CD200 receptor 1 isoform X3, whose translation MREPLWVFTVILSLVWETWSKDAVNYTSFNVGSDVKLKCSDKSWQELIYVIWTVALIHKQCRIANSISGGLQNNCNDGKTLRNTSMAQPYLHIPDFSSRDVGLYKCELVYSGGSTTCNISVSITVPPRISSWLEWGDDNSMVAVCKAEEGKPAATITWSHMGNFSSVEKQQSSNGFFSVESRLKLPEGARTVENVTCIIRHLYWQSEKKLRPKPPKVVAILMVLAGFLIFAHKKKIMPRCLPGSRSTLKPQPEVGEEVEPYATYVQRVNSIYNSNTCVT comes from the exons ATGAGGGAGCCGCTCTGGGTTTTCACTGTGATTCTCTCCTTGGTGTGGGAAACGTGGAGTAAGGACGCAG TCAACTACACATCCTTCAATGTGGGGAGTGACGTCAAGCTGAAGTGCAGTGACAAGTCATGGCAGGAGCTGATCTACGTCATCTGGACTGTGGCCCTGATACACAAACAGTGCCGGATCGCCAACAGCATCAGTGGCGGACTCCAAAACAACTGCAACGATGGCAAGACCCTGCGGAACACATCGATGGCTCAGCCATACCTGCACATCCCAGACTTCTCCAGTCGTGACGTGGGATTGTATAAGTGTGAGCTGGTTTATAGCGGAGGGTCCACAACCTGTAACATCAGCGTGTCGATCACAG TTCCTCCCAGAATCTCCAGCTGGTTGGAGTGGGGGGACGACAACAGCATGGTGGCTGTGTGCAAAGCCGAGGAAGGAAAGCCGGCCGCCACCATCACGTGGAGTCACATGGGCAACTTCTCTTCCGTGGAGAAGCAGCAGAGCTCCAATGGCTTCTTCTCAGTGGAAAGTCGCCTGAAGCTCCCTGAGGGCGCGAGGACCGTGGAGAATGTGACCTGCATCATCAGGCACCTGTACTGGCAATCAGAGAAAAAGCTGCGCCCAAAGCCCCCAAAAG TTGTGGCGATCTTAATGGTTCTGGCTGGATTCCTAATCTTtgctcacaagaaaaaaatcatgccGAG GTGTCTGCCTGGCAGCCGCTCAACACTGAAGCCACAGCCG gaGGTTGGAGAGGAGGTAGAACCTTACGCCACCTATGTTCAACGTGTCAACTCAATCTATAACTCCAACACATGCGTCACTTGA
- the si:ch211-214p13.9 gene encoding cell surface glycoprotein CD200 receptor 1 isoform X1: MREPLWVFTVILSLVWETWSKDAVNYTSFNVGSDVKLKCSDKSWQELIYVIWTVALIHKQCRIANSISGGLQNNCNDGKTLRNTSMAQPYLHIPDFSSRDVGLYKCELVYSGGSTTCNISVSITVPPRISSWLEWGDDNSMVAVCKAEEGKPAATITWSHMGNFSSVEKQQSSNGFFSVESRLKLPEGARTVENVTCIIRHLYWQSEKKLRPKPPKGLPYNVMCILIVVAILMVLAGFLIFAHKKKIMPRCLPGSRSTLKPQPEVGEEVEPYATYVQRVNSIYNSNTCVT, encoded by the exons ATGAGGGAGCCGCTCTGGGTTTTCACTGTGATTCTCTCCTTGGTGTGGGAAACGTGGAGTAAGGACGCAG TCAACTACACATCCTTCAATGTGGGGAGTGACGTCAAGCTGAAGTGCAGTGACAAGTCATGGCAGGAGCTGATCTACGTCATCTGGACTGTGGCCCTGATACACAAACAGTGCCGGATCGCCAACAGCATCAGTGGCGGACTCCAAAACAACTGCAACGATGGCAAGACCCTGCGGAACACATCGATGGCTCAGCCATACCTGCACATCCCAGACTTCTCCAGTCGTGACGTGGGATTGTATAAGTGTGAGCTGGTTTATAGCGGAGGGTCCACAACCTGTAACATCAGCGTGTCGATCACAG TTCCTCCCAGAATCTCCAGCTGGTTGGAGTGGGGGGACGACAACAGCATGGTGGCTGTGTGCAAAGCCGAGGAAGGAAAGCCGGCCGCCACCATCACGTGGAGTCACATGGGCAACTTCTCTTCCGTGGAGAAGCAGCAGAGCTCCAATGGCTTCTTCTCAGTGGAAAGTCGCCTGAAGCTCCCTGAGGGCGCGAGGACCGTGGAGAATGTGACCTGCATCATCAGGCACCTGTACTGGCAATCAGAGAAAAAGCTGCGCCCAAAGCCCCCAAAAG GTCTTCCttataatgtgatgtgcatcCTTATAGTTGTGGCGATCTTAATGGTTCTGGCTGGATTCCTAATCTTtgctcacaagaaaaaaatcatgccGAG GTGTCTGCCTGGCAGCCGCTCAACACTGAAGCCACAGCCG gaGGTTGGAGAGGAGGTAGAACCTTACGCCACCTATGTTCAACGTGTCAACTCAATCTATAACTCCAACACATGCGTCACTTGA
- the cfap91 gene encoding cilia- and flagella-associated protein 91 isoform X1, which yields MTTSVTRTIPKEKETKIIKREREYDYLYEPVYIVSSEVDHARSSFKSFKQRVKKLPEFDTIFSNERVTFRLEPTGDPLPASVDRRWRGHTEQRQQALQQLAGVIPNVQPLMKREVCQLTGADRWKYFKRPLPYVQQIPLDMNRDQEEFEARGRFHTEELPTHFTVAVQTDYRENEAQTDPYTPEYLIRSGTSPSELLTLASFTWERGLPASIEEVEMIERARSRRVYEAALPALQDFDQLRKRRRMMEEMEAREWAFREGKIQKLQDARLFVLGEMLQQRATAQVAFTTQRLNNIYSKLLKEKETKLHKVDKAHTRSMRKLEAKRRNMEEVIKELGTCKDYNVHTSLTSASRACGDNVKKTLSYDFKPLETYGGLLNQVHRPLDLLLKQQKMYTKTKVNTSKVVIKPPESRRSLLLHKYKDLKDELAKFLVKKEKPAPRPVTPTVEEPPEGEEEKELAVIQLQKLLRGRSIQTEIFNSKENHLDLIKELRTTHALRAKEQRLQEADKEHVMALKEKRDTLQLERSREEAIHAAAVGGELEYVFDTLSKELIRLQEERRIHAFTLLAERERLRREAEESGRRQVEERQRKEDDEIFKQVVQVHQETVDLYFEDVILETMEITADQQAREEIRRVAKEVNDIAYAIEESRNNLQSEEIVSELVYNFLIPEVEKINVRQRVHERQRRHLLAVRSIVEGMPEPQIQSSTMGTPQVIRPSEVAAQKALDQMLNLDQSEDMSK from the exons atgacaacttccgTCACGCGCACCATCCCCAAGGAGAAGGAGACGAAAATTATCAAACGGGAGCGAGAATATGACTACTTGTATG AACCAGTTTACATTGTGTCATCAGAGGTCGACCATGCCAGATCCAGTTTTAAGAGTTTTAAGCAACGAGTT AAAAAATTACCAGAGTTTGATACCATCTTCAGCAACGAGAGGGTCACTTTCCGACTGGAACCGACCGGTGACCCGTTGCCGGCATCTGTCGACCGTCGCTGGCGTGGCCACACAGAACAACGCCAGCAGGCCCTCCAGCAACTGGCAGG GGTGATCCCAAACGTTCAGCCCTTGATGAAAAGGGAGGTGTGCCAGTTGACTGGAGCTGATCGCTGGAAATACTTTAAAAG GCCTCTTCCATATGTGCAACAGATTCCCTTGGATATGAATCGTGATCA AGAAGAGTTTGAAGCTAGAGGTAGATTTCATACTGAGGAGCTCCCCACCCACTTCACAGTGGCGGTCCAGACAGACTACAGGGAGAATGAAGCACAGACGGACCCCTACACCCCTGAGTATTTGATACGGTCTGGCACCTCCCCTTCAGAGCTGCTGACGTTGGCGTCTTTCACCTGGG AGCGGGGTCTGCCGGCAAGTATAGAAGAAGTGGAAATGATCGAGCGAGCGCGTTCTAGGCGGGTCTATGAGGCGGCTCTTCCCGCGCTTCAGGACTTCGATCAGCTGCGTAAAAGGAGGCGTATGATGGAGGAAATGGAAGCCAGAGAGTGGGCTTTTAGAGAAGGGAAAATCCAGAa GTTGCAGGACGCTCGTCTGTTTGTGCTGGGGGAGATGTTGCAGCAGAGGGCCACCGCCCAGGTGGCCTTCACCACACAGAGACTCAACAACATCTACTCTAAACTCCTCAAAGAGAAGGAGACCAAGCTTCACAAAGTCGACAAGGCCCACACGAGAT CGATGCGGAAGCTGGAGGCCAAGAGGAGGAACATGGAGGAGGTTATCAAGGAGCTTGGCACCTGTAAAGACTACAACGTTCACACGTCTTTGACCAGTGCATCGCGAGCCTGCGGGGACAACGTCAAGAAAACCCTAAGTTATGACTTCAAACCGCTGGAGACTTATGGAG gcTTGTTAAATCAAGTGCACAGACCCCTTGACCTTCTCCTCAAGCAGCAAAAAATGTACACTAAAACCAAAGTCAACACGAGCAAGGTTGTAATCAAGCCCCCTGAGAGCAGAAGAAGCTTGCTGTTGCACAAGTACAAG GACCTGAAGGACGAGCTTGCTAAATTTCTCGTCAAGAAGGAAAAACCTGCCCCTCGTCCTGTCACTCCCACCGTGGAGGAGCCCCCAGAG GgcgaggaggagaaggagctaGCAGTCATCCAGCTGCAGAAACTACTGAGAGGAAGAAGCATCCAAACTGAG ATATTTAACAGCAAAGAGAACCACCTGGACCTCATCAAGGAACTGAGGACCACCCACGCCCTGAGAGCGAAGGAACAACGGCTGCAGGAGGCCGACAAAGAACATGTCATGGCCCTCAAAGAGAAGAGAGACACACTGCAACTCGAG AGGTCACGTGAGGAAGCTATTCATGCCGCAGCTGTGGGCGGCGAGCTGGAGTACGTCTTCGACACCTTGTCCAAGGAGCTGATTCGTCTCCAGGAGGAGCGCCGCATCCACGCATTCACCCTGTTGGCCGAGAGGGAGCGTCTGCGCAGGGAGGCAGAGGAGAGTGGGAGGAGGCAGGTCGAGGAGCGCCAACGCAAGGAGGACGATGAGATCTTCAAACAA gtggtgcaggtccACCAGGAAACAGTGGACTTGTACTTTGAGGACGTCATCTTGGAGACCATGGAGATAACAGCAGACCAGCAGGCTCGAGAGGAGATCCGCAGGGTGGCCAAGGAGGTCAACGATATCGCTTACGCCATCGAGGAGAG CCGCAACAACCTTCAGTCAGAGGAGATCGTGTCAGAATTGGTGTACAACTTCCTTATCCCAGAAGTGGAGAAGATCAACGTCAGGCAGAGAG TGCACGAGAGGCAGCGCAGACACCTGTTGGCGGTCCGCAGCATCGTGGAGGGGATGCCGGAGCCGCAGATCCAGTCGAGCACTATGGGGACACCGCAGGTGATCCGCCCCTCTGAAGTGGCGGCCCAGAAAGCCCTGGACCAGATGCTCAACCTGGATCAGAGCGAGGACATGTCCAAATAG
- the cfap91 gene encoding cilia- and flagella-associated protein 91 isoform X2 yields MTTCMNQFTLCHQRSTMPDPVLRVLSNEFNERVTFRLEPTGDPLPASVDRRWRGHTEQRQQALQQLAGVIPNVQPLMKREVCQLTGADRWKYFKRPLPYVQQIPLDMNRDQEEFEARGRFHTEELPTHFTVAVQTDYRENEAQTDPYTPEYLIRSGTSPSELLTLASFTWERGLPASIEEVEMIERARSRRVYEAALPALQDFDQLRKRRRMMEEMEAREWAFREGKIQKLQDARLFVLGEMLQQRATAQVAFTTQRLNNIYSKLLKEKETKLHKVDKAHTRSMRKLEAKRRNMEEVIKELGTCKDYNVHTSLTSASRACGDNVKKTLSYDFKPLETYGGLLNQVHRPLDLLLKQQKMYTKTKVNTSKVVIKPPESRRSLLLHKYKDLKDELAKFLVKKEKPAPRPVTPTVEEPPEGEEEKELAVIQLQKLLRGRSIQTEIFNSKENHLDLIKELRTTHALRAKEQRLQEADKEHVMALKEKRDTLQLERSREEAIHAAAVGGELEYVFDTLSKELIRLQEERRIHAFTLLAERERLRREAEESGRRQVEERQRKEDDEIFKQVVQVHQETVDLYFEDVILETMEITADQQAREEIRRVAKEVNDIAYAIEESRNNLQSEEIVSELVYNFLIPEVEKINVRQRVHERQRRHLLAVRSIVEGMPEPQIQSSTMGTPQVIRPSEVAAQKALDQMLNLDQSEDMSK; encoded by the exons ATGACTACTTGTATG AACCAGTTTACATTGTGTCATCAGAGGTCGACCATGCCAGATCCAGTTTTAAGAGTTTTAAGCAACGAGTT CAACGAGAGGGTCACTTTCCGACTGGAACCGACCGGTGACCCGTTGCCGGCATCTGTCGACCGTCGCTGGCGTGGCCACACAGAACAACGCCAGCAGGCCCTCCAGCAACTGGCAGG GGTGATCCCAAACGTTCAGCCCTTGATGAAAAGGGAGGTGTGCCAGTTGACTGGAGCTGATCGCTGGAAATACTTTAAAAG GCCTCTTCCATATGTGCAACAGATTCCCTTGGATATGAATCGTGATCA AGAAGAGTTTGAAGCTAGAGGTAGATTTCATACTGAGGAGCTCCCCACCCACTTCACAGTGGCGGTCCAGACAGACTACAGGGAGAATGAAGCACAGACGGACCCCTACACCCCTGAGTATTTGATACGGTCTGGCACCTCCCCTTCAGAGCTGCTGACGTTGGCGTCTTTCACCTGGG AGCGGGGTCTGCCGGCAAGTATAGAAGAAGTGGAAATGATCGAGCGAGCGCGTTCTAGGCGGGTCTATGAGGCGGCTCTTCCCGCGCTTCAGGACTTCGATCAGCTGCGTAAAAGGAGGCGTATGATGGAGGAAATGGAAGCCAGAGAGTGGGCTTTTAGAGAAGGGAAAATCCAGAa GTTGCAGGACGCTCGTCTGTTTGTGCTGGGGGAGATGTTGCAGCAGAGGGCCACCGCCCAGGTGGCCTTCACCACACAGAGACTCAACAACATCTACTCTAAACTCCTCAAAGAGAAGGAGACCAAGCTTCACAAAGTCGACAAGGCCCACACGAGAT CGATGCGGAAGCTGGAGGCCAAGAGGAGGAACATGGAGGAGGTTATCAAGGAGCTTGGCACCTGTAAAGACTACAACGTTCACACGTCTTTGACCAGTGCATCGCGAGCCTGCGGGGACAACGTCAAGAAAACCCTAAGTTATGACTTCAAACCGCTGGAGACTTATGGAG gcTTGTTAAATCAAGTGCACAGACCCCTTGACCTTCTCCTCAAGCAGCAAAAAATGTACACTAAAACCAAAGTCAACACGAGCAAGGTTGTAATCAAGCCCCCTGAGAGCAGAAGAAGCTTGCTGTTGCACAAGTACAAG GACCTGAAGGACGAGCTTGCTAAATTTCTCGTCAAGAAGGAAAAACCTGCCCCTCGTCCTGTCACTCCCACCGTGGAGGAGCCCCCAGAG GgcgaggaggagaaggagctaGCAGTCATCCAGCTGCAGAAACTACTGAGAGGAAGAAGCATCCAAACTGAG ATATTTAACAGCAAAGAGAACCACCTGGACCTCATCAAGGAACTGAGGACCACCCACGCCCTGAGAGCGAAGGAACAACGGCTGCAGGAGGCCGACAAAGAACATGTCATGGCCCTCAAAGAGAAGAGAGACACACTGCAACTCGAG AGGTCACGTGAGGAAGCTATTCATGCCGCAGCTGTGGGCGGCGAGCTGGAGTACGTCTTCGACACCTTGTCCAAGGAGCTGATTCGTCTCCAGGAGGAGCGCCGCATCCACGCATTCACCCTGTTGGCCGAGAGGGAGCGTCTGCGCAGGGAGGCAGAGGAGAGTGGGAGGAGGCAGGTCGAGGAGCGCCAACGCAAGGAGGACGATGAGATCTTCAAACAA gtggtgcaggtccACCAGGAAACAGTGGACTTGTACTTTGAGGACGTCATCTTGGAGACCATGGAGATAACAGCAGACCAGCAGGCTCGAGAGGAGATCCGCAGGGTGGCCAAGGAGGTCAACGATATCGCTTACGCCATCGAGGAGAG CCGCAACAACCTTCAGTCAGAGGAGATCGTGTCAGAATTGGTGTACAACTTCCTTATCCCAGAAGTGGAGAAGATCAACGTCAGGCAGAGAG TGCACGAGAGGCAGCGCAGACACCTGTTGGCGGTCCGCAGCATCGTGGAGGGGATGCCGGAGCCGCAGATCCAGTCGAGCACTATGGGGACACCGCAGGTGATCCGCCCCTCTGAAGTGGCGGCCCAGAAAGCCCTGGACCAGATGCTCAACCTGGATCAGAGCGAGGACATGTCCAAATAG
- the si:ch211-214p13.9 gene encoding cell surface glycoprotein CD200 receptor 1 isoform X2, with translation MREPLWVFTVILSLVWETWINYTSFNVGSDVKLKCSDKSWQELIYVIWTVALIHKQCRIANSISGGLQNNCNDGKTLRNTSMAQPYLHIPDFSSRDVGLYKCELVYSGGSTTCNISVSITVPPRISSWLEWGDDNSMVAVCKAEEGKPAATITWSHMGNFSSVEKQQSSNGFFSVESRLKLPEGARTVENVTCIIRHLYWQSEKKLRPKPPKGLPYNVMCILIVVAILMVLAGFLIFAHKKKIMPRCLPGSRSTLKPQPEVGEEVEPYATYVQRVNSIYNSNTCVT, from the exons ATGAGGGAGCCGCTCTGGGTTTTCACTGTGATTCTCTCCTTGGTGTGGGAAACGTGGA TCAACTACACATCCTTCAATGTGGGGAGTGACGTCAAGCTGAAGTGCAGTGACAAGTCATGGCAGGAGCTGATCTACGTCATCTGGACTGTGGCCCTGATACACAAACAGTGCCGGATCGCCAACAGCATCAGTGGCGGACTCCAAAACAACTGCAACGATGGCAAGACCCTGCGGAACACATCGATGGCTCAGCCATACCTGCACATCCCAGACTTCTCCAGTCGTGACGTGGGATTGTATAAGTGTGAGCTGGTTTATAGCGGAGGGTCCACAACCTGTAACATCAGCGTGTCGATCACAG TTCCTCCCAGAATCTCCAGCTGGTTGGAGTGGGGGGACGACAACAGCATGGTGGCTGTGTGCAAAGCCGAGGAAGGAAAGCCGGCCGCCACCATCACGTGGAGTCACATGGGCAACTTCTCTTCCGTGGAGAAGCAGCAGAGCTCCAATGGCTTCTTCTCAGTGGAAAGTCGCCTGAAGCTCCCTGAGGGCGCGAGGACCGTGGAGAATGTGACCTGCATCATCAGGCACCTGTACTGGCAATCAGAGAAAAAGCTGCGCCCAAAGCCCCCAAAAG GTCTTCCttataatgtgatgtgcatcCTTATAGTTGTGGCGATCTTAATGGTTCTGGCTGGATTCCTAATCTTtgctcacaagaaaaaaatcatgccGAG GTGTCTGCCTGGCAGCCGCTCAACACTGAAGCCACAGCCG gaGGTTGGAGAGGAGGTAGAACCTTACGCCACCTATGTTCAACGTGTCAACTCAATCTATAACTCCAACACATGCGTCACTTGA